CATTAGCGTATAGCTAACAGCATCTATGTGATATAGCTATTAGTTTGTGCAAATTTTGTTAGCATCCTGGTATTAGAGGCCCAATGGGCTTTTCTTGTGTTTTTAGCGCCCCCTTGTGTGCTGTGCCGGTTATAACGTAAATCCCGGGATGAGAGAAGGTTGGCATGACGAacatctggataccgcccaagcctaacacacacacacagccttgccTGGAGTCAGACAGTGCACATTGATGTGTGAAATGTGTTTCTCTTTCTGAGCTTTAGTTGATTACTGAGAGTGTTTTGTCCCAGGCTCGTCTCCCACCACCTGCTTTTCCAATTAACAGATAAGACTCAGTCAATAGCAGCAGTGACTGGGCTGGAGTTGGGCTGGGTGGGGGTGAAGCTAGGCTGgatagggatggggctgggctgggtggggGTGGAGCTGGGCTGGATAggggggctgggctgggtggggGTGGAGCTGgactgggtagggtaggggtggAACTGGGCTAGGTAGGGGTGGGGCTGGCCTGGAGCTGGTCCGGGTGGGGCTGGGTGAGGTTGGAGCTGGTCTGGGGCTGGGTGGGCCTGGAGCTGGGTGGGTTTGGAGCTGGTCTGGACGTGGGTGGGGctggagctggtctgggtctgggtgggcctggagctggtctgggtctgggtggGCCTAGAGCTTGTCTGGGTCTGGGTGGGCCTGGAGCTTGTCTGGGTCTGGGTGGGCCTAGAGCTGGGTGGGGctggagctggtctgggtctgggtctgggtgggCCTAGAGCTGGGTGGGGCTggagctggtctgggtggggCTGGAACTGGTCTGGGTGGGGCTGGAGCTGGTCTGGGAATGGGTGGGACTggagctggtctgggtggggCTGGAACTGGTCTGGGTGGGGCTGGAGCTGGTCTGGGAATGGGTGGGACTGGAGCTGGTCTGGGATTGGgtggggctggagctggagctggtCTTTGGCTGGTTTGGGTGGGGTGGGAGTGGTGAGAAATCAGAGACAACACATTAAATCACATACTAGACCAGCATGAGCCAAGATCCCTTCTGATGCTTTATAATTCAACTGTTAGTATGGAGGTTGGCTGGGGAGGTCAGTAggatactgctgtgtgtgtgtgtgtgtgtgtgtgtgtgtgtgtgtgtgtgtgtgtgtgtgtgtgtgtgtgtgtgtgtgtgtgtgtgtgtgtgtgtgtgtgtgtgtgtgtgtgtgtgtgtgtgtgtgtgtgtgctctagaGTTCCCCGTGTTTAATCAGAACCCGTGTGCAGCCCGTACTGACCTCCCCCACAATGTACTGACCTCCCCCACAATGTACTGACCTCCCCCACAATGTACTGACCTCCCCCACAATGTACTGACCTCCCCCACAATGTACTGACCTCCCCCACAATGTACTGACCTCCCCCACAATGTACTGATCTCCCCCACAATGTACTGACCTCCCCCACAATGTGCTGACCTCCCCCACAATGTACTGCCTCACCCAGTTGTTCCTTTCACAACTtgtctactctctctttctccatgtatacttctcacacacacacacacacacacacacacacacacacacacacacacacacacacacacacacacacacacacacacacacacacacacacacacacacacacacacacacacacacacacacacacacacacacacttgatgatgatgagttataGTTTTCTGTCTGTCTCGGAGCATAGATCATGTCTGGAAAGTCATGCTAGTAGCTCACAGGGTTAGGTaagtttgtgtttgtgttggtgtgtgttgatgtgtgtgtggacaAGTAAGTAATCTGACGCAACTGTTTTACCCGCTCCCTAagagcagaaacacacacaccacggttgtgtgtgtgaggtaaTAGGTTCCAGAGACAGAGCAGCTGGAGGAGGGAAGGAATCCTCAcctcttctctcacctctcctcccctgctaCATTCCATTACTctgagggaggggtggggagagagggaacattcTGCAgatatatggagggagggaggtcaaGAGGAAGCAGGAGTGAGGGCAAGAGGAAGGGagcaggagtgagggagggagggagcaggagtgagggagggaggcagggagcaggaatgggggaggaagggagggagcaggagtgggggagggagggagggagggagcaggagtgagggagggagggagcaggagtgaggtagggagggagcaggagtgagggagggagggtgagagcaggagtgagggagggagcaggagtgagggagggagggagcagaagtGAGGGagcaggagtgagggagggagggcgagagcaggagtgagggatggagggagggagcaggtgtgagagagggagggagcaggagtgagtgagggagggaggtagggatggaGCAGGTttgagggaggtagggagggagcagGTGTGAGGAAGGGAGGGCTGGAgcgggagtgagggagggagggagcaggagtgagtgagggaggtagggagggagcaggtttgagggatggagggagggagcaggagtgagggagggagggcgggagaaggagtgagggaggtagggagggagcaggtgtgagggagggagggagcaggagtgagggagggagggcgggagggagtgagggggaggtgggagggagggagcaggtgtgagggagggagggcgggagaaggagtgagtgagggaggtagggagggagcaggtgtgagggagggagggagggagcaggagtgagggagggagggcgggagaaggagtgagtgagggaggtagggagggagcaggtgtgagggagggagtgagtgagacagggagggagcgtcagtgagggagggagtgagtgagggaggtagggagggagcaggtgtgagggagggagggagggagggagggagggagcaggagtgAGGGAGGCGGAGCAGGAGGGGGGAGGGCGgaagcaggagggagggagcaggagggagtgagggaggtagggagggagggagcaggtgtgagggagggagggagggagggagcaggagtgagggagggagggagggagcagaagtgagtgagggaggtagggagggagcaggtgtgagggagggagtgagtgagatagggagggagcaggtgtgagggagggagtgagtgagggaggtagggagggagcaggtgtgagggagggagggagggagggagggagcaggagtgagggagggcggaagcaggagggagggagggcggaagcaggagggagggagggaggtagggagggagcagatgtgagggagggagggcgggagcaggagtgagggagggagggcgggagcaggagtgagtgagggagggcgggagcaggtgtgagggagtgagggaggtagGGACGAAGTGATGGAgcaggagggagtgagggagcagGTGTGAGGGAAGGAGcaggattgagggagggagcaTGATTCTCTTTGATGCTCATTTTCCTGATCTTTCAAATCCACTCATGTCAAAGGCCATGTCACCCCATCTGTCGTGTGGCAAGTTATTGGGGACGATATGCACCATGTATATTAATGATGAAATCATGTGCTGCTTGTTCCAGAACCACAGGATACATTACTGCAGTTCATCATGAAAGACccttctgtgtgtgttctctgtgtgtgttctgtatgtgttctctgtgtgtgtgttctgtatgtgttctctgtgtgtgtgtgtgtgtgtgttctgtatgtgtgtgtgtgtgtgtgtgtgtgtgtgtgtgtgtgtgtgtgtgtgtgtgtgtgtgtgtgttctgtatgtgttctctctgtgtgtgtggtgtgagtgtgttctctgtgtgtgtggtgtgagtgtgttctctgtgtgtgtggtgtgagtgtgttctctgtgtgagtgtgtgtatgtgttctctgtgtgtgtgtgtcgtcttgTATATGTAGTCTCTAacttctagtttctctctctctgtctcctccgtAGCTGTAAGAATAAGCTGTATCCAGACGATCTGCCTCGTACCAGTGTAGTGATCGTGTTCCACAATGAGGCCTGGTCCACTCTGCTGCGGACCGTCCGCTCTGTCATCGACCGCTCCCCCAAGTCTCTGCTGGAGGAGGTGGTACTGGTGGACGATGCTAGTGAGAGAGGTACACGCTGAGAtgcactgtctgtctctttatctgGGCTTATCTGGGCTTGTTCCTAAATGCTGTGTAAGGCTGTGTGcacaatatgtgtgtgtgactgtgtgtctctgtgtgactgcatgtatgcgtctgtgtgtgtgttttgcaattgtgactgtgtgtgtgtgtgtgtgtgtgtgtgtgtgtgtgtgtgtgtgtgtgtgtgtgtgtgtgtgtgtgtgtgtgtgtgtgtgtgtgtgtgtgtgtgtgtgtgtgtgtgtgtgtgtgtgtgtgtgtgtgtgttgtgtgtgtgtgtgtgtgtgagagtgctgTGTCTTGTCTCTCAGCCCAGTGCTGTTAATCCCTGTTTGGGGCAGATTATTAGGTCCCTAATACCCGGGAGCAGGGATTACCCCCAGCCTCCTCCAACCCCCTCTGTGCCCCTATTGACCcctgggatagagggatgaaagggaggagggggaagggataGTGGGTCGGTGGTATCCTTTAGCTCTGAGAGCATGCTGTCTGGGAGGGAGATGTCACTTACGAGTCAGACCACACCAGAGATCACACTCTCTCTTTAACTCACCACACTCAGGTATGCTGACgtgtatacacacacgcacgcacgcgcgcacacacacacatatacacacacacacacacacacacacacacacacatatatatatatgtatgtatattcagagatcctcactgaacctctggagagagtttgctgcactgaaagtaaagggaataattttgcacgcccaatttttcagtttttgatttgttaaaaaagtttgaaatatccaataaatgtttttccacttcatgattgtgtcccacttgttgttgattcttcacaaaaaaaatacagttttatatctttatgtttgaagcctgaaatgtggtaaaaggttgcaaagttcaagggggccgaatactttcgcaaggcactgtatatatacagatgATGGATTTATTCCATCTATGGGTCTGGTAGTACACTAAGTATATGTTTTTGGGCTTGCttttgtgtgtgatgtgtgtgtgtgtgtgtctctgatgtgtgatgtgtgtgtgtgtatgttgtagaCTTCCTGAAGCGGCCGTTAGAGCAGTATGTCAGGAGGATGGAGGTTCCAGTCAGAGTGGTGAGGATGGAACAGAGATCTGGACTGATCAGAGCTCGACTGAAAGGAGCCTCACTCTCCAccggacaggtgtgtgtgtgtgtgtgtgtgtgtgtgtgtgtgtgtgtgtgtgtgtgtgtgtgtgtgtgtgtgtgtgtgtgtgtgtgtgtgtgtgtgtgtgtgtgtgtgtgtgtgtgtgtgtgtgtgtgtgtgtataaatggtGAAATGCTGCTCAGATGCAGCTGCTGTCAGTAGCCTCTCTGTAATAGTAAAGTGTTTGTTGTCATGTAGGTGATCACGTTTCTAGATGCTCACTGTGAATGCACCATTGGCTGGCTGGAACCTCTACTGGCCCGCATCAAACTAGACAGGTATGTTACACACCCACaggcacatcacacacacacacacaccacatacatacaccacacacatacacgacacacactccacacacacacacacacacacacacgctgggtgTAATAAATAAATGAGTAACAATTTGTTGAGCCTGCAGGGGGCTtgtccttgtttttttttatgCTTAATTACAAAGCCTCTGTTTACTTATGTCCTCAGgctggttcacacacacacacacacacacacacacacacacacacacacacacacacacacacacacacacacacacacacacacacacacacacacacacacacacacacacacagcagagggagagaggtagaggtcagATTGTATTCCGTGCTACAGCTGTAAATGTGCTGAGCTGACAGCAGGACTTGGGTCGTTCCACCAGTTAGATGACTTTTCAGTACTAGTGTAACTTGGTGGAGAAAAGCAACATTTTAgttcacctaattttaacattcttctgtcataaagagcacatgttcaaatGAATAAAACACCTGTTttccatctcaagaggttaaataaaataatactgTAGTAAGTGGCAAATAAAGTAACGGTTGAGCGTAAAGGGTTGACGCCATCATCTTAAATTAGCCATAAATTCCCTTGTGACGGAGGAATGGAAGCATGTTGTGTGCAATGAgaggggcaattgaatgcaagcttcactaAAACATTAACATTGTTAAAACATGTCTAGCCTGTGTATCTCTGGGTAACAGGGCTGTGCTCCAACTGCTCAGtcttccaccacaaaacaccagaaaatgaccgaaagagtagaaccagctcacctgcttttacaccaGGATTttactattagatgttcaatgtttctttagaATTGTATTTTTGAAAGGACTAGTTTCACCATGTTAAAACTAGAGTTTAGTTCACCTAACTGGGTTGACCTTACAATGAAGGACCATTAAAAAAATGAATCACTattcacattaaataaataatcatcttcACAAATGACTTTTTTAATGCAACAAAGCAACTATGGCTTTACAATGATGATGAAAACTTGGATAAATGTTGGGGTTGATAAGTGCAGAAGCTGTCATACAtctctcattcacatatgttggcagtgccccaaactagagggattctggaagtcagttttctctctcattcacatatgttggctgtgccccaaactggagggattctggaagtcagttttctctctcaaTCACATATGTTGGCagtgccccaaactagagggattctggaagtcagttttctctctcattcacatatgttggctgtgccccaaactagagggattctggaagtcagttttctctctcattcacatatgttggcagtgccccaaactagagggattctggaagtcagttttctctctcattcacatatgttggcagtgccccaaactagagggattctggaagtcagttttctctctcaatcacatatgttggctgtgccccaaactagagggattctggaagtcagttttctctctcattcacatatgttggctgtgccccaaactagagggattctggaagtcagttttctctctcattcacatatgttggcagtgccccaaactagagggattctggaagtcagttttctctctcaaTCACATATGTTGGCagtgccccaaactagagggattctggaagtcagttttctctctcattcacatatgttggctgtgccccaaactagagggattctggaagtccgttttctctcattcacatatgttggcagtgccccaaactagagggattctggaagtcagttttctctctcattcacatatgttggcagtgccccaaactagagggattctggaagtcagttttctctctcaatcacatatgttggctgtgccccaaactagagggattctggaagtcagttttctctctcattcacatatgttggctgtgccccaaactagagggattctggaagtcagttttctctctcattcacatatgttggcagtgccccaaactagagggattctggaagtcagttttctctctcaatcacatatgttggctgtgccccaaactagaggggttctggaagtcagttttctctctcaatcacatatgttggctgtgccccaaactagagggattctggaagtcagttttctctctcattcacatatgttggctgtgccccaaactagagggattctggaagtcagttttctctctcattcacatatgttggctgtgccccaaactagagggattctggaagtcagttttctcaatcacatatgttggctgtgccccaaactagagggattctggaagtcagttttctctctcattcaca
This genomic interval from Oncorhynchus masou masou isolate Uvic2021 unplaced genomic scaffold, UVic_Omas_1.1 unplaced_scaffold_4901, whole genome shotgun sequence contains the following:
- the LOC135535655 gene encoding polypeptide N-acetylgalactosaminyltransferase 1-like, which gives rise to MAEKSRAPVWDCYMELAPGKARMRRFAYCKVVLATSLVWVMLDMFILLYFSECNKCDDKRERGLPGRDDTVLRPREGPGEGGKPVVISKENQEKMKEMFKINQFNLMASEMIAFNRTLPDVRLEGCKNKLYPDDLPRTSVVIVFHNEAWSTLLRTVRSVIDRSPKSLLEEVVLVDDASERDFLKRPLEQYVRRMEVPVRVVRMEQRSGLIRARLKGASLSTGQVITFLDAHCECTIGWLEPLLARIKLDRYVTHPQAHHTHTHTTYIHHTHTRHTLHTHTHTHTRWV